One Thermicanus aegyptius DSM 12793 DNA segment encodes these proteins:
- the argF gene encoding ornithine carbamoyltransferase — MGTAFQSAEIVKNERKRLGTSFKGKDFLKLSDFTPSEIHLLLEEAARLKRMKKEGIPHPFLAGKILGMIFEKSSTRTRVSFEAGMIQLGGNAIFLSSRDLQLGRGESIHDTGKVLSRYVDGIMIRTYSHEMVEELAREATVPVINGLTDTHHPTQVLADLLTIKEVKGDLKGLKVAFVGDGKNNMAHSLLEGAALTGMHLVIGTPAGFEPDPEIFHQAKRISSMTEGSVQVTTSPEEAVAEADVVITDVWASMGQEEESEKRKILLAPYQVNSRLVQYAKSDYIFLHCLPAHRGEEVTEEIIDGDHSVVFEEAENRLHAHKAILHLFMGT, encoded by the coding sequence ATGGGAACCGCATTCCAAAGTGCAGAGATAGTAAAAAATGAGAGAAAGCGGTTGGGAACATCTTTTAAGGGGAAAGATTTTCTCAAACTCTCCGATTTTACACCGTCAGAAATACACCTCTTATTAGAGGAAGCAGCCCGACTAAAACGGATGAAAAAGGAAGGGATCCCCCATCCATTCCTTGCAGGTAAAATCTTGGGGATGATCTTCGAAAAATCATCCACAAGGACCCGGGTTTCTTTTGAAGCCGGAATGATCCAGCTCGGAGGGAACGCAATTTTTTTAAGCTCCCGGGATTTGCAATTGGGGAGAGGAGAGAGCATTCATGACACCGGAAAAGTTCTTTCCCGCTATGTGGATGGGATCATGATTCGTACTTACTCCCATGAGATGGTAGAGGAATTGGCCAGGGAAGCCACCGTTCCCGTCATTAACGGTTTAACCGATACACACCATCCCACCCAGGTTCTCGCCGATCTCTTAACCATAAAAGAGGTAAAGGGGGATTTAAAAGGTTTAAAGGTTGCTTTTGTCGGAGACGGCAAAAATAACATGGCCCACTCTCTATTAGAAGGCGCGGCCTTAACCGGGATGCATCTGGTGATTGGTACACCTGCAGGGTTTGAACCGGATCCGGAGATATTTCACCAAGCGAAGAGGATTTCATCCATGACGGAAGGTTCAGTACAGGTAACCACATCGCCTGAAGAGGCGGTGGCAGAGGCAGATGTAGTAATCACCGATGTGTGGGCCAGCATGGGGCAGGAAGAGGAGAGCGAAAAACGAAAAATTCTCCTTGCTCCATACCAGGTGAACAGCCGCTTGGTCCAATATGCCAAGTCGGACTATATCTTTCTCCATTGTTTACCTGCCCATCGTGGAGAAGAGGTGACGGAAGAGATTATTGACGGGGATCATTCGGTCGTCTTTGAAGAAGCGGAGAATCGGCTTCACGCCCACAAAGCGATCCTCCATCTCTTTATGGGAACATAA
- a CDS encoding argininosuccinate synthase, translating into MAKEKIVLAYSGGLDTSVSIKWIQEKYGYDVIALSLDVGEGKNLEAIRQKALNVGAIKSIVLDVKEVFAEEYILPALKANALYEGKYPLHSSLSRPLISRYLVEVAEKEGAVAVAHGCTGKGNDQVRFEVSINALNPSLKVVAPVREWGMNREEEIEYAKANGIPIPVDLDNPFSIDANIWGRSCEAGVLENPWSEAPEEAFAWTNPIEKTPDHPEYIEIEFVKGVPVSLNGEKLPLVALIEKLNELGGKHGIGRIDHIEDRLVGIKSREVYENPAAVILIQAHKELEFLTLPREVIQFKPMIDLHMGKVIYEGLWYSPIRNALEAFVEETQKVVTGTLRVKLFKGQFMVVGRKSPYSLYNEELATYSRGDLFDHNAAVGFIKLWGLPTRIFSEVEKEVKGEKLVNQIDNHLVKS; encoded by the coding sequence ATGGCGAAAGAAAAGATCGTATTGGCCTATTCCGGCGGATTAGATACTTCCGTCTCAATCAAGTGGATTCAAGAAAAGTACGGGTACGATGTGATTGCCTTAAGTTTAGATGTGGGGGAAGGAAAAAACCTGGAGGCGATCCGCCAAAAAGCACTAAACGTTGGCGCCATTAAATCGATCGTGCTCGATGTAAAAGAGGTCTTTGCCGAAGAATATATTCTTCCTGCATTAAAGGCAAATGCCCTTTATGAAGGGAAATATCCCCTTCATTCTTCCCTTTCCCGCCCCCTCATATCCAGGTATCTCGTCGAGGTGGCGGAAAAAGAAGGGGCGGTGGCGGTGGCCCATGGCTGCACCGGAAAGGGGAATGACCAGGTTCGGTTTGAAGTTTCCATCAATGCCCTAAATCCCTCGCTAAAAGTGGTTGCTCCGGTAAGGGAGTGGGGGATGAATCGGGAAGAGGAGATTGAGTATGCAAAGGCGAATGGGATTCCGATTCCCGTCGATCTTGACAATCCTTTCTCCATTGATGCCAACATCTGGGGAAGGTCTTGCGAAGCAGGAGTGTTAGAAAACCCATGGAGTGAAGCTCCGGAAGAGGCGTTTGCCTGGACCAATCCCATCGAAAAAACGCCGGACCATCCCGAGTATATCGAAATCGAGTTTGTCAAAGGCGTTCCGGTCTCCTTAAACGGCGAGAAACTTCCTCTGGTTGCCCTCATTGAGAAGCTAAACGAACTTGGAGGAAAACACGGAATTGGCCGCATTGACCACATAGAGGATCGCCTGGTTGGGATCAAATCCAGGGAAGTGTATGAAAATCCCGCGGCGGTCATTCTGATTCAAGCCCACAAAGAATTGGAGTTTCTAACTCTCCCACGGGAGGTTATACAGTTTAAACCCATGATCGACCTTCACATGGGAAAAGTTATCTATGAAGGCTTATGGTATTCTCCCATTCGGAATGCGTTGGAGGCGTTTGTTGAAGAAACACAAAAGGTTGTGACAGGAACCTTGCGGGTGAAACTTTTCAAAGGACAATTCATGGTTGTAGGCCGGAAATCTCCGTATAGCCTTTACAATGAAGAATTGGCCACCTATTCCAGGGGAGACCTCTTCGACCATAATGCAGCCGTCGGATTTATTAAATTGTGGGGTCTTCCGACCCGTATATTTAGCGAAGTGGAAAAGGAGGTAAAAGGGGAGAAATTAGTGAACCAAATCGACAATCATCTTGTTAAAAGCTAA
- the argH gene encoding argininosuccinate lyase, producing the protein MDKLWGGRFSKETDQLVDQFTASIFFDQKLAAYDIEGSIAHVEMLGSCGILSDGEVKKIKDGLLEMKRKAEKGELHYRQEDEDIHMNIERSLLDAIGPVAGKLHTARSRNDQVATDMHLYLREKIDEILSLLLQVEKEIVEQAKKNVETIFPGYTHLQRAQPISFAHHLLAYFWMFERDRERYKDSLKRVNWLPLGAGALAGTTFPIDRFLTAKKLGFDFVYPNSIDAVSDRDFILEFLANSSILMMHLSRLAEELVLWSSQEFQFIEIDDAFCTGSSIMPQKKNPDVPELIRGKTGRVYGNLIGLLTVMKGLPLAYNKDLQEDKEGMFDTVITIEQSLQILAPLLRTMEVRKERMAEAIRTDYSNATDLADYLAKKGIPFREAHDITGKIVYYAITKKKSLLELSLNEYRSYSPLFEEDLYQAIDPRQVMAARNSYGGTSPEQVAVQLRLAEERVRTNP; encoded by the coding sequence TTGGATAAATTATGGGGGGGGCGTTTCAGCAAGGAAACAGACCAATTGGTTGACCAATTTACCGCCTCCATCTTTTTTGACCAAAAACTAGCCGCCTATGATATAGAAGGAAGCATTGCTCATGTGGAGATGCTTGGGTCGTGTGGAATCTTATCGGATGGGGAAGTAAAGAAAATCAAAGACGGGTTGTTGGAGATGAAGAGGAAGGCCGAAAAAGGGGAGCTCCATTACCGTCAGGAAGATGAAGATATCCATATGAATATCGAGCGCTCCCTGCTGGATGCGATTGGGCCTGTGGCAGGAAAGCTTCATACAGCCCGCAGTAGGAATGATCAGGTTGCCACAGATATGCATCTCTATCTTCGAGAGAAAATCGATGAGATTCTATCCCTTCTCCTTCAGGTGGAAAAGGAAATCGTAGAGCAAGCGAAAAAAAATGTAGAGACCATTTTTCCTGGATATACCCATTTACAGCGGGCACAGCCCATCTCATTTGCCCATCATCTTCTTGCCTATTTTTGGATGTTTGAACGAGACCGGGAGAGATATAAAGACAGCTTGAAGCGGGTCAATTGGCTACCTCTTGGAGCAGGGGCATTGGCAGGAACCACATTCCCCATTGATCGTTTTTTGACGGCAAAAAAATTAGGATTCGATTTTGTCTATCCCAATAGCATTGACGCCGTAAGCGATCGGGATTTTATCTTGGAGTTTTTAGCGAATTCTTCCATATTGATGATGCACCTGTCCCGGCTAGCTGAGGAATTGGTTCTTTGGTCTAGCCAGGAGTTCCAGTTTATCGAGATTGATGACGCCTTCTGCACCGGTTCAAGCATTATGCCCCAAAAGAAGAATCCCGATGTTCCGGAACTGATTCGGGGAAAGACAGGGCGTGTCTATGGGAATCTCATTGGGCTTCTAACCGTAATGAAAGGACTACCCCTCGCCTACAATAAAGATCTTCAGGAAGATAAAGAAGGGATGTTTGATACGGTAATCACGATAGAACAATCCCTTCAAATTTTAGCCCCCCTCTTGCGAACGATGGAAGTGAGGAAAGAGAGGATGGCGGAAGCGATACGTACGGATTATTCAAACGCGACAGACTTGGCCGATTACTTGGCAAAGAAAGGGATACCTTTCAGGGAGGCGCATGATATTACCGGGAAGATCGTTTATTACGCGATTACAAAGAAGAAAAGTTTACTTGAATTATCCTTGAATGAATATCGATCTTATTCCCCTTTATTTGAAGAGGACCTTTATCAAGCGATCGATCCCAGGCAGGTCATGGCTGCACGAAACAGCTACGGAGGAACCTCTCCGGAGCAAGTGGCGGTTCAATTGAGGTTAGCCGAGGAAAGGGTGCGAACGAACCCCTAA
- a CDS encoding LysR family transcriptional regulator, with the protein MELTQIRYFIEVAKREHVTEAAFALNVAQSAISRQIANLEGELGVQLFIREGRNVRLTPVGKMFLEHMENVMKEIEKAKQQIDEFLNPEEGTIRIGFPSSLASYTLPTVISAFRSQHPGIHFELRQGMIKNLIDSVLNAEIDMAFVTPVPTNDKELTGYILFTEQMTALLPATHPLSTETSLRLDQLRNEPFVLFRSGMFLRKIVDDACKQMGFQPKVAFEGEEIDTIKGLVAAGLGVTILPEITLIDNIPRASVRIPISEPVISRNVGIVVPNQRDLSPSEKLFLQFLIQFFARINRFNH; encoded by the coding sequence ATGGAACTGACGCAAATTCGTTATTTTATTGAGGTGGCAAAAAGAGAACATGTAACCGAAGCGGCTTTTGCCTTGAATGTGGCCCAATCGGCGATTAGCAGGCAGATCGCCAACCTTGAGGGAGAATTGGGAGTACAGCTGTTTATTCGTGAAGGGAGAAATGTTCGTTTAACGCCGGTGGGAAAGATGTTTTTAGAACATATGGAAAATGTGATGAAAGAGATTGAAAAAGCAAAACAGCAAATTGATGAGTTTCTAAATCCTGAAGAAGGAACGATCCGCATCGGCTTTCCCAGCAGCTTAGCCAGTTATACGCTTCCTACGGTCATCTCTGCCTTTAGAAGCCAACATCCGGGCATTCACTTCGAACTCAGACAAGGAATGATCAAGAATTTGATCGACTCCGTTCTCAACGCAGAGATTGATATGGCATTTGTCACCCCCGTACCAACCAATGATAAAGAATTAACCGGCTATATCCTTTTCACGGAACAAATGACGGCCCTGCTCCCCGCTACCCATCCCTTATCTACCGAGACGAGCCTTCGTCTTGACCAATTACGAAATGAACCGTTTGTATTATTCCGTTCCGGGATGTTCCTGCGTAAGATCGTCGATGATGCATGCAAGCAGATGGGATTTCAACCGAAGGTAGCATTTGAGGGGGAAGAAATTGATACCATAAAGGGACTGGTTGCGGCCGGATTAGGGGTAACCATCTTACCGGAGATCACCTTGATCGACAACATTCCAAGAGCATCGGTAAGAATCCCGATTTCAGAACCCGTCATCTCCCGAAACGTGGGAATCGTAGTTCCCAATCAACGGGATCTCTCTCCTTCCGAGAAACTCTTCTTACAATTTCTCATCCAATTTTTTGCTAGAATAAATCGATTTAATCACTAA
- the gltB gene encoding glutamate synthase large subunit, which translates to MNHQFFQQRGLYDPFFEHDACGIGFIARLGGDSSHEVLKSGIEMLTRLDHRGGKGSDPNTGDGAGILVRIPHHYFLEEAKKVGIHLPKAGSYGIGMIFFPQEESLRIKQEEKIVEIAEKEGFEILWWRTVPVDPSSIGEGAKKSMPFIRQLFLRYKFPLASELDLERKLFLVRKQAENWVKNSSFPHSFYFASLSSRTIVYKGMLTPAQITAFYLDLREEKFTTPFIMVHSRYSTNTFPSWERAHPNRYLVHNGEINTLRGNINWMLAREKSFQSEVFGDELSKVIPVLDVDGSDSAMLDNALEFFYLSGRSLPHAAMMMIPEPWEKDPNITPEKKAFYEYHSNLMEPWDGPTAICFTDGNEIGAMLDRNGLRPARYTITKDGWIYFSSEAGVIETPPAQVKHKGKLGPGKMIWVDVRSGEILFDAEIKKKVATEKPYEVWLKENRMTLKDLPQVKADLLVEDQILLRHQVAHGYTREELDKLLIPMAREGKDPVGSMGYDAPLAVLSDRPQLLFHYFKQSFAQVTNPPIDALREELVTSTSTLLGAEGNLLRPRPENARRIRIERPLLTGSELLSLKNLDDPAFRLKKLDILFPVSEGEKGLEKALEQLFKEADEAILEGYTLLLLSDRAMNKELAPIPSLLAVSGLHHHLIRRGTRMKVSLLLETGEAREVHHFSVLVGYGADAIYPYLSFATIRSLIENGELQGIDYEQAEKNYLKAVTDGILKVMSKMGISSIQSYRGAQIFDAIGISKDVIEKYFTRTASPIGGISLETIAKETLMRHQNAYSDREDLALDVGGELQYRKNGEEHVFVPKTNQTLQQAVRKGDYELYKKYTELVQNEKPFFIRHLLDLKPSSTPVPLEEVESIESILTRFKTGAMSYGALSQEVHETLAIAMNRIGGKSNSGEGGEDPKRYVPDASGDSRSSAIKQVASGRFGVNSHYLVNAKELQIKMAQGAKPGEGGQLPGKKVYPWIAQVRRSTPGVGLISPPPHHDIYSIEDLAQLIYDLKNANRDAKISVKLVSKPGVGTIAAGVAKGLADTILISGYDGGTGASPLTSIRHAGFPWEIGLAETHQTLLLNGLRDRVRLETDGKLLTGRDVIIAALLGAEEYGFSTAPLIALGCAMARVCHNDTCPVGIATQNPELRKRFKGKPEHLINFMRFVAQEVREIMAQLGFRTIDEMIGRTDVLQVSERAKRHWKAQSLDFSALLYQPEVPESVGRYKKREQEYHLEETLDMKVLLPLAEEALKERYPVSIDLKINNTNRTVGTILGSELTRRYGEAGLPEDLIRLNFYGAAGQSFGAFLPHGITLRLEGEANDYVGKGLSGGKMIITPPAEWNLPAEENVLIGNVAFYGATAGEAYIAGVAGERFCVRNSGMKAVVEGVGDHGLEYMTGGRVVILGSVGKNFAAGMSGGIAYLLTTDLEELKRRTNQDLILFETLTDSREIGRVKQMIENHYHYTGSKKAAEVLENWDQYLPQFVKIIPVEYKAMVEAIERYKRNGHTHDEAALVAFRNHYMTKSEKEEEIEKVV; encoded by the coding sequence ATGAACCATCAGTTTTTTCAACAAAGAGGTTTGTACGATCCGTTCTTTGAGCATGACGCTTGCGGAATCGGATTTATCGCCCGATTGGGTGGCGATTCCTCCCACGAAGTCTTAAAGAGCGGAATAGAGATGTTAACCAGATTAGATCATAGAGGTGGGAAGGGAAGTGATCCCAATACAGGGGATGGAGCAGGGATCCTGGTCCGGATCCCCCACCACTATTTCCTAGAAGAAGCTAAGAAGGTAGGGATTCATCTTCCGAAGGCCGGTTCCTATGGAATAGGGATGATTTTTTTTCCTCAGGAGGAATCGCTTCGGATAAAACAAGAGGAAAAAATTGTCGAAATTGCAGAAAAGGAAGGCTTTGAGATCCTCTGGTGGAGGACGGTGCCCGTCGATCCATCTTCTATTGGAGAAGGGGCGAAAAAGAGCATGCCCTTTATCAGGCAGCTCTTTCTAAGGTATAAATTTCCTCTCGCCAGTGAATTGGATTTGGAGCGGAAACTGTTCCTGGTTAGGAAACAGGCGGAGAATTGGGTCAAAAACTCTTCTTTTCCCCATTCTTTTTACTTTGCCAGTCTTTCGAGTCGTACCATCGTTTATAAAGGAATGCTGACACCTGCTCAGATCACCGCCTTTTATCTCGATCTACGAGAGGAAAAGTTTACAACTCCTTTCATCATGGTTCATTCCAGGTATAGCACGAATACTTTCCCCAGCTGGGAGCGGGCTCATCCGAACCGATACCTTGTTCATAACGGCGAGATCAACACCTTAAGAGGTAATATTAACTGGATGTTGGCTAGAGAAAAGAGTTTTCAATCCGAAGTTTTTGGCGATGAACTTTCTAAAGTGATTCCGGTCCTTGATGTAGACGGCAGCGATTCTGCCATGTTGGATAATGCATTGGAATTTTTCTATTTGAGTGGGCGTTCTTTGCCCCACGCGGCGATGATGATGATTCCCGAGCCGTGGGAAAAAGATCCGAACATTACGCCCGAAAAGAAAGCTTTTTATGAGTATCACAGTAATTTGATGGAACCATGGGATGGGCCGACGGCCATTTGTTTTACCGACGGAAACGAAATCGGGGCGATGCTGGATCGGAATGGCCTTCGTCCCGCACGGTACACCATCACGAAGGATGGATGGATCTATTTTTCTTCGGAAGCAGGGGTGATAGAAACGCCTCCTGCCCAGGTGAAACATAAAGGGAAACTAGGCCCGGGAAAGATGATATGGGTAGATGTAAGATCGGGAGAGATCCTTTTTGATGCGGAGATCAAGAAGAAGGTAGCTACGGAGAAACCGTATGAAGTATGGCTTAAGGAAAACAGAATGACCTTGAAGGATCTTCCACAGGTGAAAGCCGACCTTCTCGTCGAAGATCAGATTTTGTTACGCCATCAAGTGGCTCACGGCTATACCCGTGAAGAACTGGATAAGCTTCTCATTCCGATGGCCCGGGAGGGGAAAGATCCTGTAGGATCGATGGGTTATGATGCTCCCCTCGCTGTTTTGTCAGACCGGCCGCAGCTTTTGTTCCATTATTTTAAACAATCTTTTGCCCAAGTAACCAATCCTCCCATCGATGCATTAAGGGAAGAATTGGTTACTTCTACATCCACTTTGCTTGGAGCCGAGGGAAATCTTTTACGGCCGAGGCCTGAAAATGCCCGCCGTATTCGGATCGAGCGCCCCCTTTTGACCGGGAGTGAATTGCTAAGCCTTAAGAATCTGGATGATCCGGCATTCCGACTGAAAAAGTTAGATATTCTCTTTCCCGTCTCGGAAGGAGAGAAAGGTTTAGAAAAGGCGCTGGAACAACTCTTCAAAGAGGCGGATGAAGCGATCCTCGAGGGATATACCCTCCTTCTCCTCAGTGATCGGGCGATGAATAAAGAATTGGCTCCCATCCCTTCTCTTCTTGCCGTCAGCGGACTTCATCATCATCTGATCCGTCGGGGAACGAGAATGAAAGTAAGCCTCCTCCTCGAGACAGGGGAAGCAAGGGAGGTTCATCATTTCTCTGTTTTGGTTGGGTATGGAGCGGATGCGATTTACCCCTATCTCTCTTTTGCAACGATTCGTTCGTTGATCGAGAACGGTGAATTGCAAGGAATCGATTATGAACAAGCGGAGAAAAATTACCTAAAGGCGGTAACCGATGGAATCTTAAAAGTCATGTCCAAAATGGGTATATCTTCTATTCAAAGCTATAGGGGTGCCCAGATCTTCGATGCCATCGGCATTTCGAAGGATGTAATCGAGAAATACTTTACCCGTACCGCCTCTCCCATCGGGGGAATCTCCCTCGAAACGATCGCAAAGGAGACGTTGATGCGTCATCAAAATGCTTATTCGGATCGCGAAGATCTGGCCTTAGACGTAGGCGGGGAGCTGCAATATCGAAAAAATGGGGAAGAGCATGTCTTCGTTCCAAAGACGAACCAGACCTTACAGCAAGCGGTTAGAAAAGGGGATTATGAACTGTATAAGAAGTATACGGAGCTAGTGCAGAATGAGAAACCCTTCTTTATTCGCCATCTGCTGGATCTAAAACCTTCCTCCACACCGGTTCCCCTTGAGGAAGTGGAATCAATCGAGTCGATCTTAACCCGCTTTAAGACAGGGGCCATGTCCTACGGAGCGTTAAGTCAAGAGGTTCATGAAACATTGGCGATCGCCATGAACCGGATTGGTGGGAAGAGCAATAGCGGGGAAGGCGGGGAGGATCCGAAACGGTATGTGCCGGATGCTTCCGGTGATTCCCGAAGCAGCGCCATTAAACAGGTGGCTTCCGGACGATTTGGTGTCAACAGTCACTATCTGGTCAATGCAAAAGAACTGCAAATTAAGATGGCTCAAGGTGCAAAACCTGGAGAAGGAGGGCAATTGCCCGGGAAGAAGGTATATCCATGGATTGCCCAGGTGCGCCGTTCCACTCCCGGAGTAGGGCTAATTTCTCCACCCCCTCATCATGATATTTATTCCATTGAGGACCTGGCCCAATTGATCTACGATTTAAAGAATGCAAATCGCGATGCGAAGATTAGCGTGAAATTGGTTTCCAAGCCGGGAGTAGGTACGATCGCTGCCGGGGTTGCCAAAGGACTGGCCGATACCATCCTGATTAGTGGTTATGACGGCGGGACGGGAGCCTCTCCTTTAACCAGCATTCGTCACGCCGGGTTTCCATGGGAGATTGGTCTTGCGGAGACTCACCAGACCCTCCTTTTAAATGGTCTTCGGGATAGGGTTAGGTTAGAAACGGATGGAAAGCTCTTGACAGGTCGGGATGTGATAATCGCGGCTCTGTTGGGTGCGGAAGAGTACGGGTTCTCCACGGCCCCCCTGATTGCATTAGGTTGTGCGATGGCTAGGGTTTGCCATAACGATACCTGCCCTGTCGGGATTGCCACGCAAAATCCTGAGCTGAGGAAACGATTCAAAGGGAAACCGGAACACCTCATCAACTTTATGCGCTTTGTCGCCCAGGAAGTACGGGAGATTATGGCTCAGTTAGGGTTTAGAACCATTGATGAGATGATTGGGCGAACCGATGTACTACAGGTCAGCGAAAGGGCAAAAAGACATTGGAAGGCGCAAAGTCTCGACTTTTCCGCTTTGTTGTATCAACCTGAAGTCCCTGAATCGGTGGGGCGTTACAAAAAGCGGGAGCAGGAGTACCATCTGGAAGAGACCCTCGATATGAAGGTACTTCTCCCACTGGCGGAAGAAGCGCTTAAGGAACGTTATCCCGTCTCCATCGATCTAAAGATCAATAATACCAACCGCACGGTCGGTACGATACTGGGAAGCGAATTAACACGAAGGTATGGAGAGGCAGGGCTTCCTGAAGACTTGATCCGTCTTAATTTCTATGGCGCTGCGGGCCAGAGTTTCGGCGCTTTTCTCCCCCACGGGATCACCCTCCGTCTCGAAGGGGAAGCCAACGATTATGTAGGGAAGGGGCTATCTGGAGGCAAGATGATCATCACACCTCCAGCGGAATGGAACCTCCCTGCAGAGGAAAACGTATTGATCGGAAACGTAGCCTTCTATGGCGCAACCGCTGGAGAGGCGTATATTGCCGGTGTGGCAGGAGAACGATTCTGTGTCCGTAATAGTGGGATGAAGGCGGTGGTTGAAGGAGTTGGCGATCATGGATTGGAATATATGACAGGAGGCCGGGTTGTCATTCTCGGATCGGTGGGTAAGAATTTCGCTGCAGGGATGTCCGGCGGCATCGCATACCTCTTAACCACAGATTTGGAGGAACTTAAAAGACGAACCAACCAGGATTTGATTCTCTTTGAAACCCTTACGGATTCTAGGGAGATTGGTCGAGTAAAACAAATGATCGAAAACCACTATCATTATACGGGCAGCAAAAAGGCAGCAGAAGTCTTAGAAAACTGGGATCAATACCTCCCCCAATTCGTGAAGATCATTCCTGTGGAGTATAAGGCGATGGTTGAAGCGATTGAAAGATATAAGAGGAACGGCCATACCCACGATGAAGCCGCCTTAGTCGCTTTTAGAAATCACTATATGACCAAGAGCGAGAAAGAAGAGGAGATTGAGAAGGTGGTTTAA